The Apium graveolens cultivar Ventura chromosome 6, ASM990537v1, whole genome shotgun sequence genome contains a region encoding:
- the LOC141668175 gene encoding uncharacterized protein LOC141668175, with the protein MQAELRVERNTEQQQTHEKKMQAETIEQRDQRNTERRQTYRKRSIISNQGCDTSKLIIRPTLPFEDLPVLSKNMRTRIKKKHKFALSDEILDIGVAVKICCHCGAVMWRYEQTEQQQRLKSDMFSLCCGNGKVLLPLLRETPPELKSLLDGTHDKSALFHKSSRLYNTAFGFTSWGAQWDKKINDGRGPFVYRVHGVIYHNMGSLFPEESKKPVFSQIYMHDNQQLEERLNFPNGNDKLDIEITNSLSVMLNRENALIDIYRQVRERFRESDVIPIHIRFVANRLTDGR; encoded by the exons ATGCAAGCTGAACTAAGGGTGGAACGAAACACTGAACAACAACAGACACATGAAAAAA AAATGCAAGCCGAGACGATTGAGCAAAGAGACCAACGTAACACTGAACGAAGACAAACATATCGAAAGA GAAGTATAATTTCAAATCAAGGTTGTGATACTTCAAAGCTGATAATAAGACCAACTCTACCGTTTGAAG ACTTACCTGTACTAAGCAAGAACATGAGGACTAGAATTAAGAAAAAACATAAATTTG CTTTGAGTGATGAAATACTTGATATAGGCGTTGCTGTTAAAATATGTTGTCACTGTGGTGCTGTGATGTGGAGGTATGAACAAACTGAACAACAACAGAGACTAAAGTCAGATATGTTTTCTTTATGTTGTGGTAATGGAAAAGTCCTCTTACCATTATTGAGAGAAACTCCTCCCGAGTTGAAATCTTTATTAGACGGGACTCATGATAAAAGTGCACTCTTTCATAAATCTTCACGACTTTACAACACTGCATTTGGATTTACATCATGGGGAGCTCAATGGGATAAAAAAATCAACGATGGTAGGGGGCCTTTTGTTTATCGCGTGCACGGTGTGATTTATCATAATATGGGATCACTATTCCCTGAAGAATCCAAAAAGCCAGTTTTTTCACAGATATATATGCATGACAACCAACAACTTGAGGAACGTTTGAATTTTCCAAATGGAAATGATAAACTTGACATCGAAATAACCAATTCTTTATCGGTGATGTTGAATAGGGAGAATGCTCTGATAGATATTTATCGACAAGTCCGAGAGAGATTTAGGGAATCAGACGTTATTCCCATACATATACGGTTTGTTGCAAATAGATTAACTGATGGTCGATAA